One window from the genome of Myxococcales bacterium encodes:
- the rpiB gene encoding ribose 5-phosphate isomerase B — protein MHTWYIGCDHAGLSLKRSLAALLQMMGDTVVDLGTNDEASVDYPDFGAAVGRAVVANPGSLGIVVCGSGVGISIAANKIKGVRAALCTEEYTASMARQHNDANVIAFGARVIGPGLAEHVLMAFRNATFLGDRHARRVSLLNAID, from the coding sequence ATGCACACTTGGTATATCGGTTGCGATCACGCAGGCCTCTCCCTCAAGCGTTCGCTGGCAGCCTTGCTGCAGATGATGGGCGATACCGTCGTCGATCTCGGCACCAACGACGAAGCCTCGGTCGACTACCCCGATTTTGGCGCGGCCGTGGGACGCGCCGTGGTGGCGAATCCCGGCTCGCTTGGCATCGTGGTGTGCGGCAGCGGGGTTGGGATTTCCATCGCTGCCAACAAAATTAAGGGTGTGCGGGCGGCGCTTTGCACCGAGGAATACACCGCCTCGATGGCGCGGCAACACAACGATGCCAACGTGATCGCCTTCGGCGCTCGCGTCATTGGCCCAGGGCTGGCTGAACACGTGCTCATGGCGTTTCGAAACGCCACCTTCCTTGGGGATCGCCACGCACGTCGAGTTTCGTTGCTCAATGCGATAGACTGA
- a CDS encoding ABC transporter permease, with amino-acid sequence MMQNLDHGQFTTRVQDLVYSVDIIHGLIKSAVFGFAVILIGCYQGFNATGGGRGVGIGTTRAVVFGFVVTLVLDYFLTDVLLGVLGQPGGM; translated from the coding sequence GTGATGCAAAATCTCGATCATGGGCAGTTCACGACCCGCGTCCAAGACCTTGTGTACTCGGTCGATATTATCCACGGGCTCATCAAGTCCGCGGTCTTTGGCTTCGCGGTGATTCTCATCGGCTGCTACCAGGGGTTTAATGCCACCGGCGGCGGTCGAGGCGTGGGCATTGGCACCACGCGGGCCGTGGTCTTTGGCTTCGTGGTAACGCTGGTGCTCGATTATTTTCTAACCGACGTGCTGCTCGGCGTTCTTGGTCAGCCAGGAGGCATGTGA
- the acpP gene encoding acyl carrier protein: MTPQEIEAKVKQLICDQLEVSMEQLKPKASFVDDLKADSIAVVELVLALEQAFDIEIAEADTEQIKTVKDAVNYLQKHAK, encoded by the coding sequence ATGACCCCACAAGAAATTGAAGCCAAAGTAAAACAACTCATCTGTGACCAGCTTGAAGTCTCCATGGAGCAGCTCAAGCCGAAAGCCTCATTTGTCGACGATCTCAAGGCCGACTCGATCGCGGTGGTTGAATTGGTGTTGGCGCTCGAGCAGGCCTTCGACATCGAAATTGCCGAGGCCGATACCGAGCAGATCAAGACGGTCAAAGACGCGGTCAATTATCTGCAAAAGCACGCAAAATAA
- the nrdR gene encoding transcriptional repressor NrdR: MRCPFCTEQEDRVIDSRVSKDGRETRRRRECVGCNRRYTTYERVEESMPMVVKRDGSREPFDRNKIERGLSYSVAKRPVTTAQLKTLAEAIERDVGETGLQEIASHEIGERVLPKLRALDEVAFVRFASIYRDFSNLDEFTKQVETLKQDDSGSIGRRQLDASQLV, translated from the coding sequence GTGCGCTGCCCATTTTGCACCGAACAAGAAGACCGAGTCATCGACTCCCGCGTGTCCAAAGACGGCCGCGAGACGAGGCGGCGTCGCGAGTGCGTCGGTTGCAATCGCCGCTACACCACGTACGAGCGCGTCGAAGAATCGATGCCGATGGTGGTCAAACGCGACGGCAGTCGCGAGCCGTTCGACCGCAATAAAATCGAACGCGGGCTGTCATATTCGGTGGCCAAGCGGCCGGTAACTACGGCCCAGCTCAAGACGCTGGCCGAAGCGATCGAACGCGACGTCGGCGAGACTGGCCTGCAAGAAATTGCCTCGCATGAAATTGGCGAGCGCGTGCTGCCGAAGTTGCGTGCGCTCGACGAGGTGGCGTTTGTGCGCTTCGCGTCGATCTATCGCGATTTTAGCAACCTCGATGAATTCACCAAGCAAGTTGAGACGCTCAAGCAAGACGACTCCGGATCGATCGGGCGCCGGCAGCTCGACGCCTCACAGCTGGTGTAA
- a CDS encoding DUF177 domain-containing protein: MPHRKFHLHLRDLPCDKHVDVDNAYVAGVLKGHPLREALEASDTSEAGAGELEVSAYGDETTVFVSGRIHGWVHVACGRCLGPAKIAFDEQLRVTFVPQHQLEEDSAKAAVDADTEVAKPGPEAKSGSKEAAEDDGPEVEEGDLDLFGYVGEIVDLEPVVREQFVLAIPYAPLCKEDCKGLCSQCGADLNLAACSCPPIVDGRWEALGKMKLPS, encoded by the coding sequence ATGCCACATCGTAAATTCCACCTGCATTTGCGCGACTTGCCGTGCGACAAGCATGTCGACGTCGACAATGCGTATGTCGCTGGGGTCCTAAAGGGCCATCCCCTGCGCGAGGCGCTCGAGGCGAGCGACACGTCCGAGGCGGGCGCCGGCGAGCTTGAGGTATCGGCATACGGCGACGAAACCACCGTTTTTGTGAGCGGGCGAATTCACGGCTGGGTGCACGTCGCCTGCGGCCGCTGCTTGGGGCCGGCCAAAATTGCCTTTGACGAGCAGCTGCGCGTGACCTTTGTGCCGCAACATCAACTTGAGGAAGATTCAGCAAAAGCCGCGGTGGACGCCGATACGGAAGTTGCGAAACCAGGCCCCGAAGCCAAGTCCGGAAGCAAAGAAGCAGCGGAAGATGACGGCCCTGAGGTGGAAGAGGGCGACCTCGATCTATTCGGCTATGTCGGCGAAATTGTTGATTTAGAGCCGGTGGTTCGCGAGCAATTCGTGCTCGCAATTCCCTATGCGCCCTTGTGCAAAGAGGACTGCAAGGGCCTTTGTTCCCAGTGCGGCGCGGATCTCAACCTCGCCGCGTGTTCTTGCCCCCCCATTGTCGATGGACGGTGGGAAGCCCTTGGCAAAATGAAGCTGCCGTCGTAA
- the fabG gene encoding 3-oxoacyl-ACP reductase FabG, translated as MIIDRALAGKVALVTGGSRGIGRAICLALAHRGATVVVNYATRAEAAQQTLDDVVAAGGAGSLAGFDVGNAEAVTSGIKAVIEQHGRLDIIVNNAGIAINGLVMRFKDEQWAQTLQTNLSSLFYVVRAGASQVLKAKDGGRIINISSVVGEFGNGGQAAYAASKAGMIGLTKSLAREFAGRGVTVNAVAPGFIDTDMTQGEMPEAARAKLISDIPLGRMGKSSEVADIVSFLAGPEAAYITGEVVRVNGGLLM; from the coding sequence ATGATTATAGATCGCGCATTGGCAGGCAAGGTGGCGCTCGTCACCGGTGGTTCTCGCGGTATTGGGCGCGCTATCTGCCTGGCATTGGCACATCGCGGCGCCACGGTGGTCGTCAACTACGCGACGCGCGCCGAGGCGGCGCAGCAAACGCTCGACGACGTCGTCGCCGCAGGCGGCGCGGGGAGCCTGGCTGGCTTTGACGTCGGCAACGCCGAGGCCGTCACCAGCGGCATCAAGGCCGTCATCGAGCAGCATGGTCGCCTCGACATCATCGTCAACAACGCCGGCATCGCGATCAACGGCCTCGTGATGCGCTTCAAAGACGAGCAATGGGCGCAGACGCTGCAAACCAATCTCAGCAGCCTATTTTACGTGGTGCGCGCCGGCGCCTCGCAGGTCCTAAAGGCCAAGGACGGCGGGCGCATCATCAACATCTCGTCGGTCGTTGGCGAGTTTGGAAACGGCGGGCAGGCCGCCTATGCGGCCTCCAAGGCTGGCATGATTGGGCTCACCAAATCGCTGGCACGCGAATTCGCCGGGCGCGGGGTGACGGTTAACGCGGTGGCGCCTGGATTCATCGATACCGACATGACGCAAGGCGAAATGCCCGAGGCCGCGCGCGCCAAGCTGATCTCAGATATCCCCCTCGGCCGCATGGGAAAATCTTCTGAAGTTGCTGATATTGTTTCATTTTTGGCAGGCCCGGAGGCCGCGTACATCACCGGTGAGGTGGTGCGGGTCAACGGCGGGTTGTTGATGTAG
- the fabF gene encoding beta-ketoacyl-ACP synthase II, translating into MMERVVITGIGLVTPLGPTAESTWEALLQAKTVAAPITAFDASAFATKFACEVRGWDATPWFSSRDLKHVDRVAQFGVAAAMMALADAGLTLPLAEAEADRWATYIGSGMGGIITIEHTMATYAAKGPRYGISPYFVTDIISNIIPGMVSLRGNLRGANMSHVSACATGGHAIGEAMRAIRHGYVDGAVAGGAEATISPLGIGGFSSLRAMSTRNDEPATACRPFDRDRDGFVMGEGGAVVVLEGLTKAKRRGARILAEVVGYGASADAHHITAPSPDGQGAARAMRMALADAKWSPDRIDYVNAHGTSTPLNDAAETAAMHHVFGAHARRLSVSSTKSMTGHMLGAAGAAEAAFCALALARGVVPPTANYATPDPACDLDYVPNEPRQVQVRGAMTNAIGFGGTNAVLALAKWEE; encoded by the coding sequence ATGATGGAACGAGTCGTCATTACGGGCATCGGCCTAGTAACGCCGCTCGGGCCGACCGCCGAGTCGACGTGGGAGGCGTTGCTGCAGGCCAAGACCGTCGCGGCGCCGATTACCGCGTTCGACGCCTCGGCCTTTGCCACCAAATTCGCCTGCGAGGTGCGAGGCTGGGATGCCACGCCGTGGTTTTCGAGCCGCGATCTCAAGCACGTCGATCGCGTCGCGCAATTTGGCGTCGCGGCGGCGATGATGGCGCTGGCCGACGCGGGCCTGACGCTGCCGCTGGCAGAGGCCGAGGCCGATCGCTGGGCGACCTACATTGGCTCGGGCATGGGCGGCATTATTACGATCGAACACACGATGGCGACCTATGCCGCCAAGGGGCCGCGGTACGGCATCTCGCCGTACTTTGTCACCGATATCATTAGCAACATCATCCCGGGCATGGTGTCGCTGCGCGGCAACTTGCGCGGCGCAAACATGTCACACGTGTCCGCGTGTGCGACCGGCGGCCATGCGATCGGCGAGGCCATGCGCGCGATTCGCCACGGCTATGTCGATGGCGCGGTAGCCGGCGGCGCCGAGGCCACCATCTCGCCGCTCGGCATTGGCGGCTTTTCATCGCTGCGCGCGATGTCGACACGCAACGACGAACCGGCGACGGCGTGCCGGCCCTTTGATCGCGATCGCGATGGCTTTGTGATGGGCGAGGGCGGCGCGGTGGTTGTGCTCGAAGGGCTCACCAAGGCCAAGCGGCGCGGTGCGCGGATCCTCGCCGAGGTGGTTGGCTATGGCGCCAGCGCGGATGCACATCACATCACGGCGCCGTCGCCCGACGGCCAGGGCGCGGCGCGTGCCATGCGCATGGCGCTTGCCGACGCGAAGTGGTCGCCCGACCGCATCGACTATGTCAACGCGCACGGCACCTCGACGCCGCTCAACGACGCGGCCGAGACGGCGGCCATGCATCACGTGTTTGGCGCGCATGCCCGCCGGCTTTCCGTCTCGTCCACTAAGTCGATGACCGGGCACATGCTGGGCGCGGCGGGCGCGGCAGAGGCGGCGTTCTGTGCGCTTGCGCTGGCGCGCGGCGTGGTGCCACCCACCGCCAACTACGCGACGCCGGACCCGGCTTGCGATCTCGACTATGTGCCGAATGAACCGCGACAGGTGCAGGTGCGCGGGGCCATGACCAATGCCATCGGTTTTGGTGGGACTAATGCCGTTTTAGCGCTCGCGAAGTGGGAGGAATGA
- the rpmF gene encoding 50S ribosomal protein L32, which produces MALQKRRRGPARTGHQRSAWMKKSGENRPTVQACPNCAAHKITHTICQACGFYGGKQVIEVIDKTAKTAE; this is translated from the coding sequence ATGGCTCTACAGAAACGTCGTCGCGGCCCAGCTCGCACTGGCCACCAACGGTCCGCTTGGATGAAAAAATCCGGCGAGAACCGCCCTACGGTCCAGGCATGTCCAAACTGCGCCGCGCACAAGATCACGCACACGATTTGCCAAGCCTGCGGCTTCTACGGCGGCAAGCAAGTCATTGAAGTGATCGATAAGACCGCTAAAACCGCCGAATAG
- a CDS encoding ABC transporter permease → MSASTSPTVKPQGAPAGAPLGHALVAGVKDAFAPLLTSVDLFGRHIQMAARAFAWLPRRPFRIKNYIEAAEYIGFGSLPIVLLVGLFTGMVLTLQMVVALKVFGQQSAAGVITGKAIALELGPVLTSLMLAGRAAAGIATELGTMRITEQIDALESMAVNPLQYLVLPRIFVSMFVAPMLALLFFVVGMCGSYLVGS, encoded by the coding sequence GTGTCCGCATCTACGTCGCCCACCGTCAAGCCGCAGGGCGCTCCCGCCGGGGCGCCGTTAGGGCATGCGCTCGTGGCCGGGGTGAAGGACGCCTTCGCCCCCTTGCTCACCAGCGTCGATCTATTTGGCCGCCACATCCAAATGGCCGCGCGCGCGTTTGCGTGGCTGCCCAGGCGTCCCTTTCGCATCAAAAATTATATTGAGGCCGCCGAGTACATCGGCTTTGGCAGCCTTCCCATCGTGCTCCTCGTGGGCCTTTTTACCGGCATGGTGCTGACGCTGCAGATGGTCGTGGCGCTCAAGGTCTTTGGCCAACAATCCGCCGCCGGCGTCATCACCGGCAAGGCGATCGCGCTCGAGCTGGGGCCGGTGCTCACGTCACTGATGTTGGCGGGTCGCGCCGCGGCCGGCATCGCCACCGAGCTAGGCACGATGCGCATCACCGAGCAGATCGATGCGCTCGAGTCCATGGCCGTCAATCCGTTGCAATACCTGGTCTTGCCGCGAATTTTCGTTTCGATGTTTGTCGCGCCCATGCTCGCGCTGCTGTTTTTTGTCGTCGGCATGTGCGGTTCGTATCTCGTGGGGTCGTGA
- a CDS encoding MCE family protein produces MKEAGSAIRVGVLVLAALAGSYATYKGLGKDAVGAGSVPYTARLKDASGIPIGSKVMVAGLPVGEIVDRSVEGRYARVKFRVRGNVEVYDSAVIYKKMTSLLGEYYLELDPGGKATIDAAGVTQQHGRLEKGGEITNVVETTSVDQLLRRIEEVAPNIDSVLLSVKDLSEDVRRIVNGPVASIAGRVDALVQKEAGTVSDILAKADRSMERIELITQDLRKITGGADERVTAILDNLEVASAEAKLLMTSAKSEVELTGGALREKLDMLDGVITSTDSIAKKIDEDKGTLGRLVNDPTIADNVEEITTDAKGFLGTLFGLQTYVGLRTEYNVFAGITRNYIQMELQTRPDKFYLIELESGPRGGYPKVTLTLDPTVDPNNWIRRTEIEDRARFTFQFGKRIGPWSLRFGVKESTGGMGVDYATRWWGRNLSLSADLFDSSWDKMPRVKLAAAFEMIRYVYLIAGVDEALNAPDSLTILAGDDVPTSFEKFRFGRDYFFGAMLRFNDQDLSALLAIGGSAVGGLASNR; encoded by the coding sequence GTGAAAGAAGCTGGATCTGCGATTCGGGTAGGTGTCTTGGTGTTGGCCGCGCTCGCGGGCAGCTATGCCACGTACAAGGGGCTGGGCAAAGACGCCGTCGGTGCCGGTAGCGTGCCGTATACCGCGCGTCTGAAGGACGCCTCGGGCATCCCGATTGGTTCCAAGGTGATGGTGGCGGGCTTGCCGGTTGGTGAAATCGTCGACCGCTCGGTCGAAGGGCGCTACGCGCGCGTCAAGTTCCGCGTGCGCGGCAACGTCGAAGTATACGACAGCGCCGTCATCTATAAAAAAATGACCTCGCTGCTCGGCGAGTACTATCTCGAGCTCGATCCAGGCGGCAAGGCCACGATCGACGCCGCCGGCGTGACGCAACAACACGGCCGGCTCGAGAAGGGCGGCGAAATCACCAACGTCGTCGAAACCACCTCGGTCGATCAGCTGCTGCGCCGCATCGAAGAGGTCGCGCCGAACATTGACTCGGTGCTGCTCTCGGTCAAAGACCTATCGGAAGACGTGCGGCGCATCGTCAACGGGCCCGTCGCCTCCATCGCGGGCCGCGTCGATGCCCTGGTACAAAAAGAGGCCGGCACCGTCAGCGATATCTTGGCCAAGGCGGATCGCTCAATGGAGCGCATCGAACTCATCACGCAGGACCTGCGCAAGATCACCGGTGGCGCCGATGAGCGCGTGACGGCGATTCTCGACAATCTCGAGGTGGCCTCGGCCGAGGCTAAGCTGCTCATGACCTCGGCTAAATCCGAGGTGGAACTCACCGGCGGTGCGTTGCGTGAAAAACTCGACATGCTCGATGGCGTGATCACCAGCACCGACAGCATTGCCAAAAAAATCGACGAAGACAAAGGCACGCTGGGGCGCCTAGTCAACGACCCGACCATTGCCGACAACGTGGAAGAAATCACCACCGACGCCAAGGGGTTTTTGGGCACGCTGTTTGGCCTGCAGACCTATGTCGGGCTGCGTACTGAATACAACGTGTTCGCGGGCATCACGCGCAATTACATCCAGATGGAGCTGCAAACGCGGCCGGATAAGTTCTACCTCATCGAGCTCGAAAGCGGCCCACGCGGCGGGTATCCCAAGGTTACGCTTACGCTCGATCCGACGGTTGATCCCAACAACTGGATTCGCCGCACGGAAATCGAAGATCGCGCGCGCTTTACCTTCCAGTTCGGCAAGCGCATCGGGCCGTGGAGCCTGCGCTTTGGCGTGAAGGAATCCACCGGTGGCATGGGCGTCGACTACGCCACCAGGTGGTGGGGGCGCAATTTGAGCTTGTCCGCCGACCTGTTTGACTCGTCGTGGGACAAGATGCCGCGCGTCAAGCTGGCGGCGGCGTTTGAGATGATTCGCTACGTCTACCTCATCGCCGGCGTCGACGAGGCGCTCAATGCCCCGGACTCGCTCACCATCCTCGCGGGTGACGACGTTCCAACGTCGTTTGAAAAGTTCCGCTTCGGGCGCGATTACTTCTTTGGCGCCATGCTCAGGTTTAATGATCAGGACCTCTCGGCGCTCCTGGCCATCGGCGGCAGCGCCGTCGGCGGCCTGGCAAGCAACCGCTAG
- the ribD gene encoding bifunctional diaminohydroxyphosphoribosylaminopyrimidine deaminase/5-amino-6-(5-phosphoribosylamino)uracil reductase RibD, with protein sequence MQRCLELAAMAAGQTAPNPVVGCVIVSAAGKVLAEGYHVAAGQPHAEAVALAGLGGKARGATLYCNLEPCRHRSHRRTSPCTDAILAAGVARVVYGASDPIKSHAGGGRLLARAGLAVTSGVLRQACEDINRGFISVARRGRPWVVQKVAMSLDGKIATAAGESKWLTGEAARRDGRSWRKWCDAIVVGVGTVKADDPQLTARGAGARDPMRVVIDSKLSTPPTARVLPRQARGSSARVVIATTAQTLTAAQRSPSSALGKRLRALLAAGAEVWPIGAAPLKRNARPSPKVDIAQLARVLAAQGCLTVLIEGGAKTHGAWLEAGLTDELVLYMAPIALGSGGPSWLAGGAVGTLERAPRFVLAQAPVALGDDLRLQYRRAPLRAI encoded by the coding sequence ATGCAGCGTTGCCTCGAGCTGGCGGCGATGGCTGCGGGGCAAACGGCACCCAACCCGGTGGTTGGCTGCGTCATCGTGAGCGCCGCGGGCAAGGTGCTCGCCGAAGGCTATCACGTGGCGGCGGGGCAGCCTCATGCCGAGGCGGTTGCGCTGGCTGGGCTTGGCGGCAAGGCGCGCGGTGCGACGCTTTATTGCAATCTTGAGCCGTGCCGGCATCGCAGCCATCGCCGCACCTCGCCCTGCACCGACGCGATCTTGGCCGCCGGCGTCGCGCGCGTTGTCTACGGTGCGAGCGACCCAATCAAGAGCCATGCCGGTGGCGGGCGGTTGCTCGCGCGGGCGGGCCTTGCGGTTACGTCAGGCGTCTTGCGGCAAGCGTGCGAAGACATCAATCGCGGCTTTATTTCGGTGGCTCGGCGCGGACGCCCGTGGGTGGTGCAGAAGGTGGCGATGTCGCTCGACGGCAAGATCGCGACGGCGGCCGGCGAATCAAAATGGCTTACCGGCGAGGCCGCGCGGCGCGACGGTCGCAGCTGGCGAAAGTGGTGCGACGCGATTGTGGTCGGCGTCGGCACCGTGAAAGCCGATGATCCGCAATTGACCGCGCGGGGCGCCGGGGCGCGCGACCCGATGCGCGTCGTCATCGACAGCAAGCTTTCCACGCCGCCAACCGCACGCGTCTTGCCGCGGCAAGCGCGCGGTTCCTCCGCTCGCGTTGTCATCGCGACGACCGCGCAGACGCTAACCGCAGCGCAGCGGTCGCCGAGCTCGGCGCTGGGCAAACGCTTGCGCGCGTTGCTCGCGGCGGGCGCCGAAGTATGGCCGATTGGCGCGGCGCCCTTAAAGCGCAACGCCAGGCCGTCACCCAAGGTCGACATCGCGCAACTGGCACGCGTGTTGGCCGCACAAGGATGTTTGACCGTGCTCATCGAGGGAGGCGCCAAGACGCACGGCGCCTGGCTTGAAGCCGGCCTCACCGACGAGCTGGTGCTGTACATGGCGCCGATCGCGCTAGGCAGCGGCGGGCCTTCGTGGCTTGCCGGTGGGGCGGTAGGCACCCTCGAGCGCGCGCCGCGCTTCGTGCTTGCACAGGCCCCTGTAGCGCTTGGCGATGACCTGCGGTTGCAGTACCGCCGGGCGCCGCTGCGTGCTATCTAG
- the fabD gene encoding ACP S-malonyltransferase, with protein MATALLFPGQGSQTVGMGASLRASEAAARDVYDAADRALGFSISALCEHGPASELTLTANAQPAILTTSIATLRAHQAEGRLVHPDRDFHFVAGHSLGEWSALVAADVIDLAAAVRLVHLRGRYMQEAVAPGHGAMAAVLGLSTEAVAAICAQVSTDAIGDLVEVANQNGGGQVVISGGAAAVDRAIAQLKAGGAKRAIKLDVSAPFHSSLMAPARQQLAQALADVPFRQASVPVIVNVSASAETAPERLKALIIEQVTAPVRWDECVLTMARLGVTTAHELGNGNVLTGLVKRITDVFAVTPVSEQGASTANP; from the coding sequence ATGGCGACGGCACTGCTTTTCCCCGGCCAAGGCTCGCAGACCGTGGGCATGGGCGCATCGCTGCGAGCGAGCGAGGCTGCCGCGCGCGATGTATATGACGCGGCCGATCGCGCGCTTGGGTTTTCGATTTCGGCGTTGTGTGAGCACGGGCCCGCATCCGAACTCACGCTAACCGCCAACGCGCAGCCGGCGATTCTAACGACCAGCATCGCGACGCTGCGCGCGCATCAGGCCGAGGGCCGCCTGGTGCATCCGGATCGCGATTTCCATTTTGTCGCCGGGCACTCACTTGGCGAATGGTCCGCGTTGGTTGCGGCCGACGTCATCGATTTGGCGGCGGCCGTACGACTCGTTCATTTGCGCGGCAGGTATATGCAAGAGGCGGTTGCACCCGGCCATGGCGCTATGGCCGCCGTCCTGGGCCTAAGCACCGAGGCCGTCGCCGCGATCTGCGCGCAGGTTTCAACCGATGCGATAGGCGATCTCGTCGAGGTCGCCAATCAAAATGGTGGCGGCCAGGTGGTCATCTCTGGCGGCGCGGCGGCTGTCGATCGCGCCATCGCCCAGCTCAAGGCTGGTGGCGCCAAGCGCGCGATCAAGCTCGACGTCAGCGCGCCGTTTCACAGTTCACTCATGGCGCCGGCGCGGCAGCAACTAGCGCAGGCGCTCGCCGACGTGCCGTTTCGTCAGGCATCGGTGCCCGTGATCGTCAACGTCAGCGCATCCGCCGAGACGGCTCCCGAGCGCCTCAAGGCGCTCATCATCGAACAAGTCACGGCGCCGGTGCGCTGGGATGAATGCGTGTTGACGATGGCGCGCCTGGGCGTAACCACGGCGCATGAACTCGGCAATGGCAACGTGCTTACAGGGCTGGTCAAACGCATCACCGACGTGTTTGCGGTGACACCCGTTAGCGAGCAGGGCGCGTCCACGGCCAATCCCTAG